From one Lycium barbarum isolate Lr01 chromosome 6, ASM1917538v2, whole genome shotgun sequence genomic stretch:
- the LOC132600175 gene encoding NAC domain-containing protein 104-like, with protein sequence MGDSNVNLPPGFRFYPTDEELVVHFLHRKAALLPCHPDVIPDLGLYPYDPWDLDGKAMAEGNKWYFYSRRTQSRITENGYWKSLGVDEPIFSSSSDDNVGMKKYYAFYIGEPPEGDKTNWVMQEYSLCDSSSASGSSRSSSRRRSRSKIDYSKWVICRVYERNCDNDDDDSTELSCLDEVFLSLDDLDEISLPH encoded by the exons ATGGGGGATAGTAATGTGAACTTGCCACCTGGCTTTCGGTTCTACCCAACAGATGAAGAGTTGGTTGTTCATTTTCTCCACCGCAAGGCTGCTCTCTTACCTTGCCATCCAGATGTCATTCCTGATCTTGGTCTTTACCCTTATGATCCTTGGGACTTGGATG GAAAAGCAATGGCAGAAGGAAATAAATGGTATTTCTATAGCAGGAGAACACAGAGTAGAATCACTGAAAACGGATACTGGAAATCATTGGGAGTTGATGAACCAATATTCTCAAGTTCCAGCGATGACAATGTTGGCATGAAGAAATACTATGCTTTTTACATTGGGGAACCACCTGAAGGTGACAAAACCAATTGGGTAATGCAAGAATATAGTCTTTGTGACTCTTCTTCTGCTTCTGGAAGTAGTCGTTCCTCTTCTAGAAGAAGAAGCCGTTCCAAAATT GACTATAGTAAATGGGTAATTTGTCGTGTATACGAGCGCAactgtgataatgatgatgatgatagcacGGAGCTTTCATGCTTGGATGAAGTTTTTCTATCACTAGATGATCTTGATGAGATTAGTTTGCCGCACTAG
- the LOC132598762 gene encoding uncharacterized protein LOC132598762, with the protein MDRADTSGFVSGGDVELARSDTTLRLDCFGYGGNECVRFGTNSRSHVMQQNAVDDGCKLVLGLGPTPTNCSDDYYPSGSIKNKGFTALLSQGLSSESDSILKLGLSGSTDETSNAFDFSAITQSAAGAPHHLDQQSSHGNRPAIPLLDEGSTSAKKSGGYMPSLLLAPRIENSQLSFQNKEFFEQGAKSHSHFHLPELSSEPSCISDYSMSTMSEPTTMATSSHKIANPKRCKFPGCSKGARGATGLCIGHGGGQRCQKPGCNKGAESRTAYCKAHGGGKRCDYLGCTKSAEGKTDYCIAHGGGRRCGFSGGCTRAARGKSGLCIKHGGGKRCNVEGCTRSAEGKVGLCISHGGGRRCQFPSCAKGAQGSTLFCKAHGGGKRCIFAGCTKGAEGSTPLCKAHGGGKRCLFDGGGICPKSVHGGTNFCVAHGGGKRCAVPGCTKSARGRTDCCVRHGGGKRCKFENCEKSAQGSTDFCKAHGGGKRCSWGEGKCEKFARGRGGLCAAHSSLLHGRNTNKGGMIGPGLFHGLVPAASHVKSTFENNRSQSMVSMVSDSVHSLDKPAERQQLIPPQVLVPLSMQGSLACSEKPDDRSTDFGIERSNTNNNFECVVPEGRVHGGGLMTLLGGNLKNAIM; encoded by the exons ATGGATCGAGCAGACACATCAGGATTTGTGAGCGGAGGAG ATGTTGAGCTCGCAAGGAGTGATACAACATTAAGATTGGATTGCTTTGGTTATGGAGGAAATGAGTGTGTCAGATTTGGAACCAATAGCAGAAGCCATGTTATGCAACAGAATGCTGTTGATGACGGGTGTAAATTGGTGCTTGGTTTGGGGCCAACACCTACAAATTGTTCCGACGACTATTACCCTAGTGGATCTATTAAAAATAAAGGATTTACAGCCTTGTTGAGTCAGGGGCTATCATCCGAGAGTGATTCAATCCTCAAACTTGGCCTCTCGGGGAGCACCGATGAAACTTCCAATGCATTTGATTTTTCTGCTATCACTCAGAGTGCTGCTGGTGCACCTCATCATCTCGATCAGCAATCTTCGCATGGTAATCGACCTGCGATCCCTCTCCTGGATGAAGGTTCTACATCAGCCAAGAAGTCAGGTGGGTACATGCCTTCACTTCTTCTGGCTCCACGAATTGAGAACAGCCAACTTTCCTTCCAAAATAAGGAATTTTTTGAGCAGGGTGCAAAATCCCATTCCCATTTCCATCTCCCTGAGCTGAGCTCTGAACCTTCTTGTATCTCTGATTACTCAATGAGTACCATGTCTGAACCAACGACGATGGCTACATCCTCACACAAGATAGCCAATCCCAAGAGATGCAAGTTTCCAGGGTGTTCCAAAGGAGCTCGAGGGGCGACAGGTCTTTGCATTGGACATGGCGGCGGACAGAGATGCCAGAAACCTGGATGCAACAAAGGTGCTGAGAGTAGGACTGCATACTGTAAGGCTCATGGGGGAGGAAAGAGGTGCGATTACCTTGGATGCACAAAAAGTGCAGAAGGTAAGACCGACTACTGCATAGCACATGGTGGTGGAAGGCGTTGTGGCTTTTCTGGAGGTTGCACTAGAGCAGCACGTGGCAAGTCGGGACTTTGCATCAAGCATGGTGGGGGAAAGAGGTGCAATGTGGAAGGGTGCACTCGTAGTGCTGAGGGGAAAGTTGGCTTGTGCATTTCACATGGTGGTGGACGTCGTTGCCAATTCCCTAGTTGTGCAAAGGGTGCACAAGGGAGCACTTTGTTCTGCAAAGCACATGGTGGTGGAAAGCGTTGCATATTTGCTGGATGCACTAAAGGAGCTGAAGGGAGTACGCCTCTTTGCAAAGCACATGGTGGTGGAAAAAGGTGTCTCTTTGATGGTGGCGGTATTTGCCCCAAAAGTGTACATGGAGGCACAAATTTTTGTGTTGCCCATGGTGGTGGGAAGAGATGTGCTGTTCCAGGATGCACTAAGAGTGCTCGAGGGCGTACTGATTGTTGTGTTAGGCATGGAGGAGGGAAACGCTGCAAGTTTGAAAATTGTGAAAAGAGTGCTCAAGGTAGCACCGACTTTTGCAAGGCTCATGGTGGTGGTAAGCGTTGCAGCTGGGGAGAGGGGAAATGCGAGAAGTTTGCTAGGGGAAGAGGCGGGCTATGTGCTGCTCATAGCAGCTTGTTACATGGTAGGAATACAAATAAAGGAGGCATGATTGGACCTGGACTTTTCCATGGACTGGTCCCTGCTGCCTCCCATGTAAAGAGCACTTTTGAGAACAATCGTTCTCAGTCCATGGTCAGCATGGTATCAGATTCGGTTCATTCACTCGATAAGCCAGCTGAAAGGCAGCAACTTATACCACCACAAGTATTGGTACCCTTGTCAATGCAGGGCTCATTAGCTTGTTCAGAGAAGCCGGACGACAGAAGCACCGACTTTGGGATTGAAAGaagcaacacaaacaacaacTTTGAGTGTGTTGTCCCAGAGGGCAGAGTTCATGGTGGTGGCCTGATGACTTTGCTTGGGGGAAACCTGAAAAATGCAATAATGTGA
- the LOC132598760 gene encoding nuclear pore complex protein NUP88 encodes MRYNFDLSEPCDDHDSGCLSATPPSASTPKEELEWLPLQQHPVFSAPDRDDAFHSSTFTMPNNLLAWDGASRLYFWDSHKSCVHRLSVRLGEPDPTSVLAASPSKVLQADAQLNFEVQRISINRNGSALFLAGLDGLYVMYLYGRTSTKENTIICRTVSVGSEIYFDRNNSIRTLKVSWHPYSDTHLGILSSDSVFRVFDLSSALGQPEQEYYLQPVEPGSSHNATSICPVDFSFGGDHMWDRFSVFLLFSDGSIYILCPVVPFGSVYTWESVLELYSDAHMFGLKSSNSKAVKNSNLAISWLEATFSELTRKEVHSENAAVLRAQAYALFDASISLQGPLRKVSHGVEEDSVHPPVCEGRAVSFLYDLVSKDSILVTAWSGGQLWIDALADEVQPVWKVGSPPRFCLDSTDSIVGLAMICESLSSDTSILKLDLPPDHTLWLGHPPPLLRLAIVDLALPKRSGSVISMSVDPIISERIYCLHDGGIDSVVLHFLPFTNQTRGKEDTMRSPSVHPVLSTFQGEVSSPSPLSGFLTLSDSFGDSWIVGVTPSNECIVVEMETWNPLLPPIIDKVDKLIGAEVPKDTYTSTIISKELLTGPKVVLLPPSSPHLRSVAADSIEGRSTLHQYFKLFHENYVEYAHKVYFELQHHAPHVKKIIDDQHSRLHKAQQKILEVESKQEKIEDRVEHAVQFHSELEERLQSLRHLPAAHKRSLSKAEREFKSELDRFRGVELDALRSSIEAVNARLKRYTHSPQANRSNEHRQLSVRRKSHVQENEMSLLKASLEKLSLVNSENAKKVKVVESALKCREKGTS; translated from the coding sequence ATGAGATACAATTTCGACTTGTCGGAGCCCTGCGACGACCACGACAGTGGCTGTCTATCAGCAACGCCACCTTCAGCTTCAACACCCAAAGAAGAACTCGAATGGCTACCCTTACAACAACACCCTGTCTTTTCTGCTCCTGACAGGGATGACGCCTTCCATTCCTCTACCTTCACAATGCCTAATAATCTTTTGGCTTGGGATGGAGCTTCTCGTCTCTACTTTTGGGACTCTCACAAAAGCTGTGTTCATAGACTCTCTGTTCGATTGGGCGAACCGGACCCTACTTCTGTTCTTGCAGCTTCTCCCTCTAAGGTACTGCAAGCGGATGCGCAATTGAATTTTGAGGTCCAGCGAATTTCCATTAACAGAAATGGATCAGCTCTCTTCCTAGCTGGCTTGGATGGTTTATACGTCATGTATCTCTATGGGAGGACTTCGACAAAAGAAAATACAATTATATGCCGGACAGTTTCAGTTGGTTCGGAGATCTACTTTGACAGAAACAACTCAATACGCACGTTGAAGGTTTCTTGGCACCCTTACAGTGACACTCATCTGGGAATCCTCTCTTCTGATTCGGTTTTCAGGGTTTTTGATCTGTCTTCGGCCCTTGGTCAGCCAGAGCAGGAGTATTATCTACAGCCTGTGGAGCCTGGCAGTTCGCACAATGCTACATCAATCTGCCCTGTCGATTTTTCTTTTGGGGGTGATCATATGTGGGATAGGTTCAGTGTTTTCCTCTTGTTTAGTGATGGCTCAATTTACATCCTATGTCCTGTTGTTCCATTTGGAAGTGTGTACACATGGGAATCTGTACTGGAGTTATATAGTGATGCTCATATGTTTGGTCTGAAATCATCGAATTCAAAAGCTGTGAAAAACTCAAATTTGGCAATCTCTTGGTTGGAAGCAACATTTTCTGAACTAACTCGGAAAGAAGTTCATTCAGAAAATGCTGCTGTTCTTAGAGCTCAGGCTTATGCTTTATTTGATGCATCAATCTCGTTACAGGGGCCTTTACGTAAAGTAAGTCACGGCGTTGAAGAAGACTCAGTTCATCCTCCAGTTTGTGAAGGGCGTGCTGTCAGTTTTCTTTATGATTTAGTTAGCAAAGATTCTATCCTAGTAACTGCTTGGAGTGGCGGGCAGTTGTGGATAGATGCTTTAGCTGATGAAGTACAGCCTGTCTGGAAGGTTGGTAGCCCACCTCGGTTTTGTCTGGATTCAACTGATAGTATAGTTGGCCTTGCAATGATTTGCGAGTCATTGTCAAGTGACACCTCGATTTTGAAGCTTGATCTGCCACCTGATCATACCTTATGGTTGGGCCATCCACCTCCTCTTTTGAGATTGGCTATTGTCGATTTAGCTCTGCCCAAAAGAAGCGGTTCTGTTATATCAATGTCTGTTGATCCCATTATTTCCGAAAGAATATATTGCCTTCATGATGGAGGAATTGATTCAGTAGTGTTGCACTTTTTGCCTTTCACCAATCAGACTCGTGGCAAAGAAGACACGATGAGAAGTCCCTCTGTGCATCCCGTTCTTAGCACTTTCCAAGGAGAAGTATCCTCGCCCTCCCCACTTTCTGGTTTCTTGACTCTGTCAGATTCTTTTGGAGATTCATGGATTGTGGGTGTTACCCCTTCTAATGAGTGCATTGTGGTTGAGATGGAGACTTGGAATCCACTGCTTCCCCCAATTATCGATAAGGTTGACAAACTCATAGGTGCAGAAGTGCCAAAAGATACATATACTTCTACTATCATAAGCAAAGAGCTCCTTACTGGGCCCAAGGTAGTTCTTTTGCCCCCTTCATCGCCTCATTTACGCTCAGTTGCTGCTGATTCAATTGAAGGCCGCTCAACGCTTCATCAGTATTTCAAGCTTTTTCATGAAAACTATGTGGAATATGCCCACAAGGTGTACTTTGAACTTCAGCATCATGCACCTCATGTAAAGAAGATCATCGATGACCAGCATTCTCGACTGCACAAAGCACAGCAGAAGATTTTGGAAgttgaaagtaaacaggaaaagATAGAGGATCGTGTTGAGCATGCAGTTCAGTTTCACAGTGAGCTAGAAGAGCGCTTGCAAAGCCTGCGACACCTTCCGGCGGCACATAAGAGGTCTCTATCAAAAGCTGAACGAGAGTTCAAGTCTGAACTTGACAGATTTAGGGGGGTGGAGTTGGATGCTCTGCGCTCTTCTATTGAAGCAGTAAATGCTAGGTTGAAAAGATACACACATTCTCCACAGGCCAATCGATCGAATGAACATCGACAACTATCAGTGAGGAGAAAAAGCCATGTTCAAGAAAATGAAATGTCACTGCTTAAAGCATCACTTGAAAAGCTCTCACTGGTGAACAGTGAAAATGCAAAGAAGGTTAAAGTAGTTGAATCGGCACTGAAATGCCGCGAAAAAGGCACTTCATGA